In the genome of Raphanus sativus cultivar WK10039 chromosome 9, ASM80110v3, whole genome shotgun sequence, the window aaagtttatttttattaaaaaaatataaaagtttttatttttattttccctttttaaattttttttagttattatttattttaaattatattagcttaatgtgtttaattagattaatcaagggttagttttgggattatgaaagaaattatactaaaaggacaactaaattatgattttataccataaggacaaccatgctgaatttttgttccgttttggcaattttccctccACTTTTCAAATATGTTGTAATCAAAATCTCTAGGTACTATCAAGTTAATAATACTACAATAGCCATGAATAAGTACATACATAAGTAATTTTGTTTTCAATCTAATATATAGTTGAATTAAACGGAGAGACACACGAtttgtattaacatattttaattcttaaaaagaaacattttttgccaaaattaaaaagaaacattgctcctctctatatatttgatattaGAAAATGTACGAAATAGGGCTGCTAAATGAGTCTCAAAGAGGCTGGCTCCAACTTTGAGAAAGCAAATAGTCTGTTGGAAAGATGAGGAAAAAAGTAACTGTTAATAAATCCGAAAGCAAAGTCAGTGCATGAAACCACAGCCCATAGGCCAGACCTCAAATTGGACAATTCCTTCATTTTATTCccaattagtttaaaattagtAACAAAGAGATGTCAAATAGAATTAGTTCCACTTTAATTTGAAGTAATAATATAATCTCAATGATGCAATTGATAAGGAATATTCTCAAACAAGGATTGTTTTATATTCATTGAACCTCTTTCTAAAAGTTTAAACATGTAATGGACAGATCAATGAGGTCACTCATAATTGaatttgataatattataaatgaCTTGCAAGTCAGCAATTCCGGCAAATTAAAAATTACTCTCCAAACATTTTTCTATATACATTTTAGCCTGTCAGGAAAACACAATTCTTTAGATATTGATCAAACTATAACTAAAACGGTGGTTAAGATATGTTCACcatatgatgacaaaaaaatgaaaatgaccTATTTCAATATAAACTTTACATGTCGTACCTATTTTATCACGAAATTCATAATAGTGGAGATTTCATACTGAGTTatacaaaaagttaaaaatgttACATGAATTTTACATGTCGTATCTTTTTATTCTCGAAGCGTAAAATTCATATggtatttttgagattttatatagtttagtataaaatatacaCTACTACAAAATTCATGAAGGAATAGACATGACGCGTAAAGTTCATGTTGAAATATGCCCTTTTCCGTATTAATCATCTGTTAATTTACTAAATAACATCATTTGgataaattatataaagttaaaaattaaaaatactacaCGAACTCTCAAAAtcgtaatatatatataatgtcaaaggttttagtctttttttgtcagcaagTCAAAGGTGTTAATTatacgttaatttatcaaaacaatatCATTTTGGATAGATTTtgtgaaatttaaaaaattacaaaacggCGGATATTTTTATAGAACTTATCCAAAATAAAGTCTTTTGATATATTAAAGGATGATTAACACTTTTgacaatcaatatatatatatatatatatatatataagtacgATCTTAAGAGTCTatgttgtattttaaaaattttcattttacagaatttattaaaaaagaggtcattttgataaattaagggtgactaacacttttaacggttaatatatatataaacacgaTTTTGAAAGTCAatgtagtatttttgaatttttgtttagttcaatatggaatatgcactattataaagtttgaaaataaaaaggCACGATGCGTAAAgtctttttgataaattaaagaATGACTAACACCTTTAACAGTTAATATATAAGCACAATTTTGAGAGTCTatgttgtattttaaaatttttaattttatagaatttattctaaatgacgtcgttttgataaattaattgatGACTAACATCTttaatgatcaatatatataagcacgCTTTTGAGAGTTTATATAgtagtttttgaatttttgtctAGTTGAATATGGAATATGCATTACTATAAAGTTCGAGAATGAAATGATGCATAAAATTCatatagtaattttaattttttttttagttcaatGTAGAATTAGAGATAGATCCGCGCGTCCACACAGATATTGGTTAAATTATACGAAACTCTAACCACAACCATAAAAATCAAGTTTCTTCAGTTGTTCTCTTCCTTCTCTGTTTTGATACTTATTTCTTCGTTTTAGATTAAACtctttttcgtttttgtttCTGATTCTATGCCCATTTTCTTCTTGACAATCTGTTTCTTTCTTATTCATGGTTTCCTTATTGTTGCAGAGCTTTGACAGTGACAACATATACTGTATTTATCATATGTTAAATTTAGTTACACAGCTATTTTACCAGTTAATGATAAACTCAATAATATGTGGGAGTCTGGTAAAATTATGTTACAAACGGAAAGGTGGTAAGTTTCCTTGACGAACCATACAAATTAAATGTCAGAGAGCGTTGCCTTTTTTACTATTTTCGTCCAACAACATATTGATTACGCTATCTCCCACTTCACATTATAAGAAACTAAACTTCAGCATATATATGTAACATTTATCATGGTTTAGAACAACTGGAGCCTAATTTGAATCATTTTAGAATAGAAACTATCTTTAATGAATTATTAGAATTAGAAACCACCCTCttcaattttcattttatctaatctttagtttattttttagtCCTAAACAAATAAATGATCAAAGTCCCTATAGATTACATATACATGAAATTGAAGAAGTAGGACATGGTTATACATCGACAAACAAGAAAAAACGAAATAAAATatctaacattttatttctatACTAATTTAAATAGTGTTGTTGTGTCAGAAGAAAGATAACCATACTGATTCGGTAGACTCTAAAAATATCCTTGATACTTTATTGACGATCTCACAAAGATGTAATCTCAGTGAATTTGAATTTATTAATTCTATCTTTTACAGAATCGATTCCCTACGAGAATATCTGGAGTTCAGTATGTATGGAAGCACATGAACTTGCAAAAGAGATTTCTGGTCAAATTACATTCCTCTGACATAACAGAAATTTTAACAGAAATTTTAAGCTTCACGGTCCTCACCTTGGGTATTGTAAAAACCTAGAATTTCTGGTTATTTTACTTCAGTTTCATTGCAACAGAACGTTAATAAATCTATAGTATATAGCTCATTAAGTTCGCCTTGGTAAGTATTTTTTCTTCATTCCTCACTCTCTTACTTAACTAACACACCCTTTTCAAATaagttgttttatttatttgtattgcCTGAAATTTTTTAGGACAATAAATGAAGAAACATGGCTTTGAGTCAACACACTCATGTggcaccaaaaagaaaaaaaaaatcaaacatctTCACATAAGTATTTTCATACATTGTTGTTGCTCTCCCCAAAAATAGATTCTCGTGGGATAAATCATTTTTGTATCTACTTACAAATAGTTTAGACTGAATCAATACATTTACTTAACTTCCTATTATTTCTCTTACAACTAActtagttattattaaatatctaaccaattattttagtatttttacaATAAGATATCTAAACAAAATCGACAACAGACTTCGGGTGAAGTCTTCTCCATCTTAAAAGATAGGAAACTTAACTTGAAATCtgctaattaatttttttgggttaaatattttaacatatatgtcaaCTGCAAAACTGACATGAGTAGATTTCTTTTGACACCTTGGAAACTTCATGTGACATGTAAGTCTTCTCACAGCAGATTTCAGGTAAATTATCCTACGAAAATTCAATATCTTATAAAATGTcgctaaaaacaaaattaatttcgCATTTACGAATATATTGTATGAAGTCTACTCAATCTTtttctacaaaataaaattagcaGATTTCATGTGAAGTCTTTGATGAAAGTTACAAAACAATCAATTACAAAATTAACATATGCATTGACCATAAGTCTCACCTGAAATATGTTCGGTTGAGCAGACTTCATctgaagtctttttttttttgtgaaacagaTCACAAAATTCAAAACTCAAATGAATAACTATCTAAATCTATTGAGAGTTCATATTTAGTATTTCTAAGCACTTGGAATTCCTAATTTAAGCTAAATGAAAGAAACACACTCATTAATAACCAATAATCCTAAAACTTGAGGAACTTCAATGAAAATGTGactttaaaattgaaaatatgaaagtttTCGGATGAACTAAGAAAAGAAGTGcaatataaatgatttttatgtaataagataaaaatagaattaaaaagTACGTAGAGCTTGGTATTTGGTTGATGacaatatatttgtaataaagTAAAAATGACCAGGATTTTTGGGTATATCAATAtcttgaaaaggaaaaaaaaatagtattttcgtaaataactaatatattaggATATAATACCAAAAAACAAAGTGCTACGAATTGTATACTACTTCACCGGTAAGCAAAGCCTCCTTCAAAGAGCCAAAATAGCTTTATTTTACATATGTTGAAGAAGATCTTACAGGTCATGTGCTTCTGTTAAAAGTGATTTGATTCTCTGcatctataaaaaaaaagataaaagaataCACGGTTGAAATGTTTTGTATTACGTGTTGGCTTAAGAACCTGATGTTGTTTTGTTACCTGTAATTTGAGATCGAATTGCAACAATTTTAGTTGATTATGGGCTTGTATGTTTCTCCATAAGTCATCTAGACGAAgatgagagttttgtttgtttaagcACTAAAAATGCAATTCATCCAGATGAATCATCCGGATGACTTTAagaattttaagtttaattttaaaattcatgatttGGATCATTTGAATAAAGATAATtcattcaaaataatataatgtctATTATGTTCTTAATATAATTCACAAATTACAAACttaatcataatattattttgttatacaTAAAAACTGATAAAACCACAAAACGTGTTTTTCTGCGAAAacctaaaaattaattttcaagcCGAAAACACATTTTCCCATAAAAATTGCAAAATCgtgttttctcgccaaaattgcaaaaacgtgttttcttaaaaaaatgttttcatgccaaaatcacaaaaaaatatttccacGTTAAAACTCCAAAATGCATTTTCCACCAAAACACAAAAAACACGTTTTTCTGTCAAAATCGCAAAACGAGTTTTTCGTTAAAATTGCAAAAATACGTTTTCCCgcaaaaacatgttttgatGCCAAAtcacaaaaacatgttttcacGCCAAATCTCCAAACACACATTTTTTCgccaaacacacaaaaacacttttttccgccaaaatcgcaaacgtgtttttccaccaaaatcgCAAAAACACGTTTTCcagccaaaataaaaaaaaatctcgttttcccgcTAAAATCCAAAACTCTCGTATTCTctccaaaaccgaaaaaatctcgttttcccaCCAAACCCGAAAAACTTGTTTTCTGCAAAAATCACAAAACGTGATTTTTCCTCGAAAATCGCAAAACGCATTTTCCCGTCAAAAATatgtttcccgccaaaaccacaaaatgtgttttttcgccaaaactaaaaatcttgttttcctgccaaaaccgacAAATCAAcgcttaaacaaaaaaaacttaattttcctccaaaaccgcaaaaacactcgttaattttgaaataattctaatgtaaatatattagaataaatagttaaatgtaatatagttaaaattaatataaaatatatgactAAATCAACACAAGGGTATTTtggatagaaatgaaaataaagaaacaacCATAAGATCCATCTAGATGAGATATTTGGATGAACAAACAAACAGTCATAAAAATCTGaatggatcatctggatagatcATACAAATGAATCATCTATATGAAAATGACAAATGGTGAAACAAACAGCCCATATCTCAAATTTTTTCagacattaatttttttttaaactctgGTTTATTAGATTTAACATTTAGTGAATTTTTTGACATAACTTAAATGAAATGTTACTCGATCCTTTTTTGTTGCCAAATCTTATGTTATTAGTCTCATAATCTTGTGTCATTCactaattttgtaatttaaattgGAATAATGTGTTATTCAACTACTagttatgaaacaaaatatatgtCTTTTACCAAATTAGAAGGTTTTTATAGACTACTTTAGTTGTTgaaaaaaacatcattttagatattaaactagacataaaattttaaaagtaaaaaaatatttttaattcctTTTGTACTATTAAACAATTTACTCCttatttttgtcaaaagaaGAAACCCACAAATTTTAAAGCAATACTGATAATTAAAGGCATGACTGGTTTCCTCGTTACCAACCACAAACGTAGTTTTTCGGTTGGTAGCAGTTATTGGCATTTTGAGACAATCAAAGAAAACGCTAAAAATCGTTTTAAACTGCtctgaacctcttaaaatcaaaagttgtTTCCAGCTAACGTTTGCGTTGCGAGaggatatttttttaaatgaaaataaaactaaaaatattaaaagttttaattgaaataatagaaattgtaaaatgtttacatattatattttaatttgtgtgataaaactttaaaccaaaaatattttctataaactttaaaaatttaatagtgtaattttattaatataattttaaaatttattataatattatgatttttaatacttttgtaATTAcagaaaatgtaaatattgttaatttattatataatatctaTTGCATTTGGTAATtaaccagtcataagagtcccacAAATGCACAAATTTCTAATCGCTGTAACAGTCGtacaaaatttctaaaaacGCTTTAAATTGTAACCACCCACATCCGCAAACTCTCGCAACCGCATCCGCAACTGCTGCCGTTACACCAGTCAGACCCTAAAACGAATGCACAGAAGCTGACTAAGAGTTTAGAAACGAAAGACCAAGGGAATCGACTGATCTACTTCCATGTTAAACCTCCTCTGAGTTTTAGGCTCATCCTTCAAAGACTGGGTGCCAAACCATTTAAATACGGCTTCCGCTGTCATCACTGCCTTGAACTGATCTAGCTCAACTGCAGGCTTCCAGCTATCGTTCTAATGCTTCTGCTATTCTCTTATTAGCTCCTAGCGAGCCACAATCCAGCACCATTAACTTCCATCGCCATCTCATCATGAAATGTCTATGCAGTCGCCTTCAGGTTGACCATCTCCTCTCGCAAGTCCTCAAGCACCTGTTTCAGGGCAACATTCAGCACCCGCAAGCTCTCTGCTTCAACCGGGACCTTCATGTTTTTCTTGAGATTCCTAATCTACTTCTCATGCGAGATATACCTGTCTTTCTCTTCCACCAGCTGTCGAGATAGAGCCTCCACTTCCTCCTGATTGACGGCATACCTCTCGGCATCACATGATTACTTGGACACAGGACACGCCTAGAGTTTTATTGTAAGAAGCACATGACTGTAGTGTCATCCCACCAGACAAAACAGTGAGATATGTTGATGTTAAAAATCGCATCGCCGGAGAAGACTCCGACAATTGGTGCCGGTGATAATTATACTTATGCATACAGTGCTTGAGACGGTTTCATAATCCATGCACATTAGAGTGAAAGATCAAAATAATTgtatttgataacattttacaaatgTAATCTCCTTATTTTTGGACAGATTAAGGAATATAGGAATAACTGAACCTCGTGAAATCTATGAAAAAAGGGAAGAAGATCTAACATTGGAGTTAGAGCCTTCAAGCATATTTTTGACCATAATGTTGCCTAAAAACTGGTCAAAAGTGAGTTTTATGTTCTAATCAGGTTGGCTAGATTCCTttctttgttattaatattatttcatataaataaattccAACTTAAAAACAGCCTAAGTTAGTTTTTGTTTGTCCTAATTATATATTAGTGATGGTATAAAAACCAGAGTTTCATAATAAGGATCAAGACAAATCACATACAGAAAACCTTAGGAAAGATAAAGATAGATACAAAAGTTGTTTCAACTTAACGGTCTTTAGGATAATAAGCTGAAGAGTTTTTATTCAATGGCAAATGCATGCAATTTGAGTACAAAAGATCGTTACAAATTTACTtcttagtttaaatatatatagctGATTACAATTCCGGTCGTGTGATGTGAAAGAAGCTCGTCTTTGTATTAACAGATATTTGTGACATCAATGAATTTTATCTCATGTAAACTtggtaatattttcttttctttttgagaaactTAGTAATATCTTACTAACACTTGACAATCTCCTTCAAACCAAGCCTGTGTATATCCCTTGCTTCATACGTTTTTGAATTGTCGACAACAAAGCCTTGCCATCTCTATGGCCGATGATGCTTGTCCCATATTAGCTGACCCTAATATAGTATATCAACTCTTTGATAATCTCGGAGTATTCAAAGACAAGTTTCTAATTAGATGATAAAACTTTCTTGAAACAATACACAGGGTCTGGTCTGAAAATATGAAGTATAATCATCAGCTCAAAGacaataaagaagaagaacaagccTTATAAGCAGAGGCGGCCCTTGGTAGAAGCGAATGAAGCAACGGCTTGCGGCCACCAAATTATTAACTAAAAACCGGCCacattatttcaaaaaaattcgACGGTCTAGTGGTTAGTTGTATGACGTAACTATGAGCGATGGGCTGGGTTCAAGCCCCCCATTCTGtccatattttgttttaaaaaaaaattcagccaTTTCTTTATTTTGGGCTTGTGGCCTTGAAAAGTCTAGGACCGGCTCTGCTTATAAGAAGAGCAAGCCTTAAACTTAAAAACAGTCTCACACGATTCACATTTACAAAGTTGAAAAGAGATACTAATCAGTTCTTCAAATTATGTTTTTTACtactcactcactcactcactcactgCAACTAAAGAAACAGGCGAGATGAAAACACTCGCTATACAACATAACATCAAAGCTGCATTTTAGAAGGTAAAAGATAACTGGatactgatgatgatgattaggGGTTTGCAGTTTCAGCTCCAGGGTGGTAATAAAGCATCTCGTCCCACATCATCTCTCTGATCATCCGCTCCTCCATGTTCTCATCTATGTCCAGAGAGATCGGGACATGTGCAGGTGGATTAGAACCAGGGTCGAACAATCCCGCCATGTAAGGGTGCAAGAGTGCATCAGTCACAGAGATTCTCTTGGTTGGATCAAACACAAGCATCCTCTGCAGCAAATCTATAGCTAGAGGATTGGCTTGCGGGTAGAGACTGGAGAGATGCGTACCCCTCGAGAAAGGAAGAGACTTGATGAACCTTCGTGCTTTCGGGTTGTCGATAAACCGAATATCAGATTCTTGCTGACTCCCAACAACATTGATGATGAGCTTAAGCTGGTTGAGACACTCTGTCCCCGGGAATATCGGTTTTCGACCAAGAATCTCCGCGAATATGCATCCTACTGACCAGACATCAATGGAGGTTCCGTAGTTGTCACAGCAGAGAAGAAGCTCAGGTGCTCTGTACCAACGCGTGACCACATACTCGGTCATGAACTGTTCATTTCCCTGGCTCGTCCTGGCTAACCCGAAATCACAAATCTTTAGATCGCAGTTAGCGTTCACTAAGAGGTTCCCTGGCTTCAAATCTCGGTGAAGGATGTTTGCAGAGTGAAGATACTTCAATCCTCTTAGCAACtaaacataacaaaacaaaaccaatatCAAATAACTAACCGATAatacttttttctttaattaacgGAAGATTCTAATCCCCCAGACCCGAAACCATAACATGTAATATTAGTTTCGTCCCAGCCATAACCGATAATACTTAAAGACATGATGTAGAGTTACTTTACCTGGAATAAGAAGTACTTGCAGTGATCATCAGAAAGAGACTGAGAAGATTTGATGATCTGATGAAGATCAGTATCCATAAGCTCATAAACCAAGTACACATCTTTGAAACTCGATTTATTCGTAGGCAGCATAACATCTTTAAGCGCGATCACGTTCTCGTGCCTCACGTGCCTAAGAAGCTTGAGCTCTCTCAACGTCCTCAAAGAGTCGACTCGATTCTCGAAGACGTTGTGAATCTTTTTGATGGCGACCTTCTCGTTGGTCTCACGGTTGATGGAAGAGCATACCACACCGTAAGCTCCTCTTCCGATGGGTTTGATGGGGACATACTTAGTGTCGATTTCGAACAGTGTTTGCCACATGGAGTAGTAGTGTTTCCCTTGCTGTTTGATCCCATTTGGTGGCTCAACTAACATCGCCATGCTTCTTGTCCTTAACCAAAAACCCAAAATTCTCAGTCTTTTTTACTTAATTGAGTAAAATCTTCAAAAATGGGTTTATAGAGATTCTTGAAATTCTTGAAAATTTTCAATCTTTTCCTTTACTTAGCTATCAAATCTTACTACTCCCAAGAAAAAGCAAACTTTTAAAGTTATTATGCCTAAACTCTTtatctaattaaaaaaacaaaattaagttAAAACAAGCAAAGAACAGAAGATTTGGACATACCCAGGTTGTAATTACAGAAGCTCTGAATCGTTGCTGTTGATTGTGTGCTTTGTTTGGTTGGTGAtcagagaaagaagagaagggtATGATTGGATCTGAATTGAGATGGCTTCTTCATAATTATCTAGAAGatataagagagagagagagagagaagttaaGAAGTGGTGAGACCCATACCGGGGAATGttagagaagaggaagaagatgaagcaaTACGTTATGTTTGATGAAGAAGCCTTTcttacttcttttcttttttcagaacaaaaaaaatgtaaaaataattttatttggaaAGTCTGATAATTACGAAAACGACATTCTTTTGTAAGATATTTTCTTGTTTCTCCTTTATTATAAAGCTTCAGTTACAAACAAACTTGTATTTAAATTCTAGAGAAATGTGatataaatatctgaaaatagTTAATGGACTCTCCATATTACCCAGATTAATGCAACCAAAAGTAGGTTACTGAATCAAAGAATTTAATATTATGTAAAAAGAATAGGACTTGgatttgtaattaataaaaaagagATAGCAACGACATTTCCTTGTTTTCTTCATATAATACGTACAAGAATACGGAGACTCGAGGAAGAACGAAGGATTAGATCAAGCAACCAGCTAAGCACGTGGGTACAGTGGAATATGAAACGTGGCTTAAGTCGATTGGGCAGCATCCTCTTTTTGTCCGAAGTTTCCACTGAAAGCCGGTGAAGTTAAACCTAACTAAAAAGCCTGGAAAGTGCGTCAAGTACAACAACTCTTAGATACTCTCTCTCCAGCAGAggctttttaaaaaagaaataaacaaattatttaggCGGGTGCCTACAACGTGGAATACTTACCaactaggataagatccgcgccttgcgcggagtgaagttattatttttattatgttttagagaatgaaacaatagttgCTTTTATTTGGATTACGGGTGTTCATACcggtttgattttggtttggtttggtttttcggtTTTCGATATTTCAGTTAGTAAAATACAACTAATAGgctaaatccatatttatttcGTTTGGTTCGATTTATATACGTCattttcggtttattcggtttatgcctaaaaacataattatttagtttgagatcatattatatattatacaaattttagagtcatgttgtcaaaaagtcattaattgaaaaaatattatatatttaaataaaagaatagaaaacaaaaagacgcttctatcatctaataaaataatcaaatttagaaTTAATATAAAAGCTCTAAATTTcggaaataagaaaaaaaattaaatagaagtaagaaagaaatttttttctattcttccatatttagtgttcatcaaatttttATGTCTTCAATTGAACACAATTCTgtttatttaaagataaaaaagctGTAAAGAATTCAATTAATTGTtgtttatcaaatttataatctttatttaaATGTATTCAACACATTgaaaataagaagcctcagATGCATTGagttgttacttaattatagttcaagtgatttacaaattataattataattaaacttatataacaaatagatattcatgcgtcgttataaatatatacatatttacatgtttctactTTTAATCAGTTtttcagtttaatcggttataaatcaaaccatatccaaatctcatggttttttataaaatcacattcggtttgtatggtatatactaaaaaaaacatattatatattctgtcaaaaatacttgaaagtatatataaaatagtcaaaagtatgtttaaaatgattttttctaCAGATTTTCCAAAAGtacatgtaatatatattttgtctaTATTTTGAGATACTgtaagtatataatgaattttaaatttttaaaaattatttaaatgagttatccgaacccgaacctaacccgcaaagatccaaaccgaaatataGAAATATCCGAGTAGAGCTGAAATTTTTTAACCCGAAAACCTAAAACCCGAATAAATCTGAAACCAAACCCGAATGAGTATTTGAAGCCCACCCCTAAGCCTTTACGATTTTATGTTTAGTGATTACCGAATTAAATACCGAATTAAATGCcaaattaaatgtaaaattaaatgccGAATTAAATGCAATTCATTCTCGAGACTGACACGTTAGCATTTTTGCTGAGAATCACTGTGGGAACGACACGTAAGCAAAAATCATTCTCAAtgcttctcaaataatatataggggatatacTACATCCACTTTGTTATTAAGATGATACAGTAGAGTCAGAGATATATAAACCGCTAATGTATTACATGATTACGAATAAGAGATGCTAGTGCTGCCATTAGCGGGGCCAATGTCTTGGAACAAGAGATGGCTGCAACCAGGCAAGAAAagtaacattaaaaaaaattcggCACTAGTTCATAGTTCtcactttttccattttcactGTACATTCAGTATTACTTTCTCATTCTCTCGTCTCAAGGTGTTTTGAAAACTTACTCGTGTACAGTTTTACTTACAAGCCATAATCCAAACATGTAAGTAAATATCCTTTATTACTTTTAGTACCGTTAAAAACTCACTAACATAAAATACCCAAGTTAACTAAAAAATGCTTTTTATATAAAGTTCGATTCGACCATTAGtgatatatt includes:
- the LOC108832967 gene encoding mitogen-activated protein kinase 7, encoding MAMLVEPPNGIKQQGKHYYSMWQTLFEIDTKYVPIKPIGRGAYGVVCSSINRETNEKVAIKKIHNVFENRVDSLRTLRELKLLRHVRHENVIALKDVMLPTNKSSFKDVYLVYELMDTDLHQIIKSSQSLSDDHCKYFLFQLLRGLKYLHSANILHRDLKPGNLLVNANCDLKICDFGLARTSQGNEQFMTEYVVTRWYRAPELLLCCDNYGTSIDVWSVGCIFAEILGRKPIFPGTECLNQLKLIINVVGSQQESDIRFIDNPKARRFIKSLPFSRGTHLSSLYPQANPLAIDLLQRMLVFDPTKRISVTDALLHPYMAGLFDPGSNPPAHVPISLDIDENMEERMIREMMWDEMLYYHPGAETANP